A single region of the Halopiger xanaduensis SH-6 genome encodes:
- a CDS encoding SDR family oxidoreductase translates to MSQPTTPLEEQVIVITGASSGIGLATARTAADRGARVVLAARSEDALREATEEIRADGGDAEYVVADVSDRDDVREIARVAEETDGGFDTWVNGAAVSIYGTLEDVPVEDMREQFDVNVWGLLYGSLEAVDHFRETGGGRLINIGSIVSDRAVILQGSYSASKHAVKGFTDTLRMELEEEGAPVSVTLVKPSAIDTPFAEHAKNYMDEAATLPAPVYAPETVARTILHAAEAPEPEREITVGGGGKNMTALGRTASGLMDTIMETLFVDLQQKDAPPTDANGLDEPTDDLEERGGYEGHVAESSLYTRLRQRRDLPSTVVAGLAATALYAGYKVLRR, encoded by the coding sequence ATGTCTCAGCCAACGACCCCCCTCGAGGAGCAGGTGATCGTCATCACCGGCGCATCGTCAGGAATCGGTCTCGCAACCGCGCGCACGGCCGCCGACCGCGGCGCGCGAGTCGTCCTCGCGGCCCGGAGCGAAGACGCGCTGCGGGAGGCGACCGAGGAGATCCGCGCGGACGGCGGCGACGCCGAGTACGTCGTCGCCGACGTGAGCGACCGCGACGACGTCCGCGAGATCGCACGGGTCGCCGAGGAGACCGACGGCGGCTTCGATACCTGGGTCAACGGCGCCGCCGTCTCCATCTACGGCACGCTCGAGGACGTCCCCGTCGAGGACATGCGCGAACAGTTCGACGTCAACGTCTGGGGGCTGCTCTACGGCTCGCTCGAGGCCGTCGACCACTTCAGGGAAACCGGCGGCGGTCGCCTCATTAACATCGGGAGCATCGTCTCCGACCGAGCGGTCATCCTGCAGGGCAGCTATTCCGCCTCAAAACACGCTGTCAAGGGCTTTACCGACACGCTCCGGATGGAACTCGAGGAGGAGGGCGCCCCGGTTTCGGTAACCCTCGTCAAACCGAGCGCGATTGACACCCCGTTTGCGGAGCACGCGAAAAACTACATGGACGAGGCGGCGACACTCCCCGCGCCGGTCTACGCGCCCGAGACCGTCGCGCGGACGATCCTCCACGCGGCCGAAGCGCCCGAACCCGAGCGCGAGATCACCGTCGGCGGGGGCGGCAAGAACATGACCGCCCTCGGTCGGACCGCCTCGGGGCTGATGGATACGATCATGGAAACGCTCTTCGTCGATCTTCAGCAGAAGGATGCGCCGCCAACCGACGCGAACGGGCTCGACGAGCCGACCGACGACCTCGAAGAACGCGGCGGGTACGAGGGGCACGTCGCCGAGTCGAGTCTGTACACGCGGCTCCGGCAGCGACGCGATCTTCCGTCGACTGTCGTCGCCGGTCTCGCCGCGACGGCGCTGTATGCGGGCTATAAGGTACTCCGTCGGTAG
- a CDS encoding ABC transporter permease, with protein MSAALERVPDSVSDRLERRALSLAALVTAAILAVMLYVPVGVVFVNAVVEDGAATLANFRAVLTDPFYFGVLADVFADPLAIGRHLEGLAGWLAAISVSASLEGVVVPVPGVGLEIPVPWLDVSVPAVRKGLFGFTAYQAVLSTAASVALGLPAAYVLANYEFYGRRTLRSLTILPFVLPGIMVAVGFYAMFGRAGTLNGLLGLVDVGPIPFIEANPLAIVVVAHAFYNAPLVARLTVAAWESVDVRAVETARSLGAGPRRAFRDVVVPQLAPAVLTGALLTFVFTFMTFPIVLALGGLQLATVEVWIYDRIQQLDYAEAATLAILETALSLGLTYAYLRYESAQAGFSQTASPPSKEPLFPDLRTTLTGRRLAIVAYGLVALVVFVGPLASLVLGSLTDGSGLTLRHYAFLLERQLEGANFQTQPLPAIRNSLVFGVATLAVAVPMGVVISVLTVRAGRLGTAIDTLAMLPLAVSGVVFGIGLLQGLVFGLSLPGGWRLQLTGPIAIVVAHAVAAYPFVTRNVSPLLSSLDSAMVESARALGASRLRALVDVELPLVATGIVAGAAFAFAISIGEFSSTVILASGSESYTMPVAVERYLGRRSGPAIAMGTLLLLVTAASFVVVDRVGGRYEP; from the coding sequence ATCAGTGCGGCGCTCGAGCGCGTCCCCGATTCCGTGAGCGACCGGCTCGAGCGTCGCGCGCTCTCTCTCGCGGCCCTCGTCACGGCCGCGATCCTTGCCGTCATGCTCTACGTCCCCGTCGGCGTCGTCTTCGTCAACGCCGTCGTCGAGGACGGAGCGGCGACGCTCGCCAACTTCCGCGCGGTGCTGACCGATCCCTTCTATTTCGGCGTCCTCGCGGACGTCTTCGCGGACCCGCTCGCGATCGGCCGCCACCTCGAGGGACTCGCCGGCTGGCTCGCGGCGATTTCGGTCTCGGCGTCGCTCGAGGGGGTTGTCGTTCCCGTACCCGGCGTCGGGCTCGAGATTCCGGTGCCGTGGCTCGACGTTAGCGTTCCCGCCGTTCGGAAGGGGCTGTTCGGCTTCACGGCCTACCAGGCCGTCCTCTCGACGGCCGCGAGCGTCGCGCTCGGGCTGCCGGCCGCGTACGTCCTCGCGAACTACGAGTTCTACGGCCGGCGGACGCTGCGCTCGCTGACGATCCTGCCGTTCGTCCTGCCGGGGATCATGGTCGCGGTCGGCTTCTACGCGATGTTCGGCCGCGCGGGGACGCTCAACGGCCTGCTCGGGTTGGTCGACGTCGGGCCGATTCCGTTCATCGAGGCGAACCCGCTCGCGATCGTCGTCGTCGCCCACGCCTTCTACAACGCGCCGCTGGTCGCCAGACTCACCGTCGCCGCGTGGGAGTCGGTCGACGTCCGTGCCGTCGAAACCGCCCGCAGTCTCGGCGCGGGTCCGCGGCGCGCGTTCCGGGACGTCGTCGTCCCCCAGCTCGCGCCGGCCGTCCTCACCGGCGCCCTGCTGACCTTCGTGTTCACCTTCATGACCTTCCCCATCGTGCTCGCGCTCGGCGGGCTCCAGCTGGCGACCGTCGAGGTCTGGATCTACGACCGCATCCAGCAACTCGACTACGCCGAGGCCGCGACGCTCGCGATCCTCGAGACGGCGCTCTCGCTCGGGCTGACCTACGCCTACCTCCGGTACGAGTCCGCGCAGGCCGGCTTTTCCCAGACCGCGTCGCCGCCATCGAAAGAACCGCTGTTTCCGGACCTGCGGACGACCCTGACCGGCCGGCGACTCGCGATCGTCGCCTACGGCCTCGTCGCGCTCGTCGTCTTCGTCGGGCCGCTGGCGAGTCTGGTGCTGGGTAGTCTCACCGACGGGAGCGGGCTGACGCTGCGCCACTACGCCTTCCTCCTCGAGCGCCAACTCGAGGGGGCGAACTTTCAGACGCAGCCCCTGCCCGCGATCCGGAATTCGCTGGTGTTCGGCGTCGCGACGCTCGCCGTAGCCGTGCCGATGGGCGTCGTGATCTCGGTGCTGACGGTGCGGGCCGGCCGGCTCGGAACGGCGATCGACACGCTCGCGATGTTGCCCTTAGCGGTCAGCGGCGTCGTCTTCGGGATCGGACTCCTGCAGGGGTTGGTCTTCGGCCTCTCGCTTCCGGGCGGCTGGCGGCTGCAGCTTACGGGACCGATAGCGATCGTCGTCGCGCACGCGGTCGCGGCCTACCCCTTCGTGACCCGCAACGTCTCGCCGCTGCTCTCGAGCCTCGATTCCGCGATGGTCGAGTCCGCCCGCGCGCTCGGCGCCTCGCGGCTGCGCGCGCTGGTCGACGTCGAACTGCCGCTGGTCGCGACCGGCATCGTCGCCGGCGCCGCCTTCGCGTTCGCCATCTCGATCGGCGAGTTCTCTTCGACGGTAATTTTGGCCAGCGGCTCGGAGAGCTACACGATGCCCGTCGCCGTCGAGCGCTACCTGGGCCGCCGCTCCGGGCCCGCGATCGCCATGGGCACCCTGCTGTTGCTCGTTACTGCGGCGAGTTTCGTCGTCGTCGACCGCGTCGGCGGGAGGTACGAACCGTGA
- the ppc gene encoding phosphoenolpyruvate carboxylase — protein sequence MQLHNRDVRQDVRELGALLGDVIEEQTSRKSFETVESCRRAAIDYRSGEIDSRQPLISELENLSPHQQRIVARAFTSYFELINLAEERERVRTIRTESQEGTLEDSLETAAEQLGEDDVETVEQVLDDVLIEPTFTAHPTEARRKTVKSKLRAISTDLETLDERLLTDKEKSQVWRDVDAEVTSLWQTPQVRNRQPEPEDEARNVQWYLENTLFDVVGEVYDELADAIDEEVDGDIDIPKLFEFRSWAGSDRDGNPYVTPEVTANTLERQRSVILEQYRLQLKRLSGVLSQDGSRIETDSAFEASLERDRERLPGSARTAEERYPDEPYRQKLKLMRERLDRVGDVRPGGYDDADELLEDLEIIAETLRDNGAESVVDAHVDPIRRRVATFGFSLASLDLRDHQQKHTDAIAEALESEGIDYHAMSEEERAEWLTDAVLQDEPVIDLSDTEDLSDDSARVLRLFDNLAEWQTEYGVEAIDTYCISMTDEPSHVLEVLFLADQAGVVSLPEHCGIDIVPLLETEYALSGARRIMGSLFENEAYSQALEARGQTQEIMLGYSDSNKENGFLAANWSLYKNQRRLGEICDDFDVTMRLFHGRGGSISRGGGPMNEALLALPNSTVTGQVKFTEQGEAIAEKYANPRIAERNIEQMLNAQLRARHNAIHQPEEDVPEEWMDAMETMADAARQEYRDLLESDGFVQYFEQATPITVIEDLNLGSRPASRSGERTVEDLRAIPWVFSWTQSRCILPGWYAIATGVDAYLEDGGDVETLQQMYEDWPFFQTTLDNAALSLSRTELEIAEQYADLADEELREQFFPRLTDEYERAAELVKTIGQRDQLHTRDWLGENLERRNPYVDPLNLLQTYLLDQTHRTDVEERTLRLTVKGIAAGMKNTG from the coding sequence ATGCAACTTCATAACAGAGACGTTCGGCAGGACGTTCGCGAGCTCGGCGCGCTGCTCGGGGACGTCATCGAGGAACAGACCTCGCGGAAATCGTTCGAGACGGTCGAATCGTGTCGACGCGCCGCGATCGACTACCGCTCGGGCGAGATAGACTCGCGACAACCGCTCATCTCCGAACTCGAGAACCTCTCGCCCCACCAGCAGCGGATCGTCGCGCGGGCGTTCACGAGCTACTTCGAACTGATCAACCTCGCCGAGGAGCGCGAGCGCGTCCGCACGATCCGGACCGAATCCCAGGAGGGAACGCTCGAGGACAGCCTCGAGACGGCGGCCGAACAGCTCGGCGAGGACGACGTCGAGACCGTCGAGCAGGTCCTCGACGACGTCCTGATCGAGCCGACGTTTACGGCACACCCGACCGAGGCGCGGCGCAAGACCGTCAAGTCGAAGCTCCGCGCGATCTCCACCGACCTCGAGACGCTCGACGAGCGCCTGCTGACCGACAAGGAGAAGTCCCAGGTCTGGCGGGACGTCGACGCCGAGGTGACGAGCCTCTGGCAGACGCCCCAGGTCCGGAATCGCCAGCCCGAACCGGAAGACGAGGCGCGCAACGTCCAGTGGTACCTCGAGAACACCCTGTTCGACGTCGTCGGCGAGGTCTACGACGAACTCGCCGACGCCATCGACGAGGAGGTCGACGGCGACATCGATATTCCGAAGCTCTTCGAGTTCCGCTCGTGGGCCGGCAGCGACCGCGACGGCAACCCGTACGTTACCCCCGAGGTGACGGCCAACACCTTAGAGCGCCAGCGATCGGTCATCCTCGAGCAGTACCGGCTCCAACTCAAGCGCCTCTCCGGCGTGCTGAGCCAGGACGGCAGCCGGATCGAAACGGACTCCGCGTTCGAGGCCTCCCTCGAGCGCGACCGCGAGCGGCTCCCGGGCAGCGCCCGCACCGCCGAGGAGCGCTATCCCGACGAGCCCTACCGCCAGAAGCTCAAGCTCATGCGCGAGCGCCTCGACCGGGTCGGCGACGTCCGGCCCGGCGGCTACGACGACGCCGACGAACTCCTCGAGGACCTCGAGATCATCGCCGAGACGCTTCGCGATAACGGCGCCGAAAGCGTCGTCGACGCACACGTCGACCCGATCCGGCGACGCGTCGCTACCTTCGGTTTCTCGCTGGCGAGTCTGGACCTGCGCGACCACCAGCAGAAACACACCGACGCCATCGCGGAGGCGCTCGAGAGCGAGGGGATCGACTACCACGCGATGTCCGAGGAGGAGCGCGCCGAGTGGCTCACCGACGCGGTCCTGCAGGACGAGCCCGTGATCGACCTCTCGGACACCGAGGATCTCTCCGACGATTCGGCCCGCGTGCTCCGACTGTTCGACAACCTCGCGGAGTGGCAGACCGAGTACGGCGTCGAGGCGATCGACACCTACTGCATCTCGATGACCGACGAGCCCAGCCACGTCCTCGAGGTCCTCTTCCTCGCGGATCAGGCCGGCGTCGTCTCCCTCCCCGAGCACTGCGGGATCGACATCGTCCCGCTGCTCGAGACGGAATACGCCCTCTCGGGCGCCCGGCGGATCATGGGCTCGCTGTTCGAGAACGAGGCCTACTCGCAGGCGCTCGAGGCCCGGGGACAGACCCAGGAGATCATGCTGGGGTACTCCGACTCGAACAAGGAGAACGGCTTCCTCGCCGCGAACTGGTCGCTGTACAAGAACCAGCGCCGACTCGGCGAGATCTGCGACGACTTCGACGTGACGATGCGGCTGTTCCACGGCCGCGGCGGCTCCATCTCGCGGGGCGGCGGCCCGATGAACGAGGCGCTGCTGGCCCTGCCCAACAGCACCGTGACGGGCCAAGTCAAGTTCACCGAGCAGGGCGAGGCGATCGCCGAGAAGTACGCCAACCCCCGCATCGCGGAGCGCAACATCGAGCAGATGCTGAACGCGCAACTGCGCGCCCGCCACAACGCCATCCACCAGCCCGAGGAGGACGTCCCCGAGGAATGGATGGACGCGATGGAGACGATGGCCGACGCCGCTCGGCAGGAGTACCGCGACCTCTTAGAGAGCGACGGCTTCGTCCAGTACTTCGAGCAGGCGACGCCGATCACCGTCATCGAAGACCTCAACCTGGGCTCGCGGCCGGCCTCGCGGTCGGGCGAGCGCACCGTCGAGGACCTGCGCGCGATCCCGTGGGTGTTCTCCTGGACCCAATCCCGGTGCATCCTGCCGGGCTGGTACGCCATCGCGACCGGCGTCGACGCCTACCTCGAGGACGGCGGCGACGTCGAGACGCTCCAGCAGATGTACGAGGACTGGCCGTTCTTCCAGACGACGCTGGACAACGCCGCGCTCTCGCTCTCTCGAACCGAACTCGAGATCGCCGAGCAGTACGCCGACCTGGCCGACGAGGAACTGCGCGAGCAGTTCTTCCCGCGGCTCACCGACGAGTACGAGCGCGCGGCCGAACTGGTCAAGACGATCGGCCAGCGCGACCAGCTCCACACCCGCGACTGGCTCGGCGAGAACTTAGAGCGCCGGAACCCCTACGTCGATCCGCTGAACCTACTCCAGACCTACCTGCTGGATCAGACCCACCGCACCGACGTCGAGGAACGGACGCTGCGGCTCACGGTGAAGGGAATTGCGGCCGGCATGAAGAACACCGGATAA
- a CDS encoding ABC transporter ATP-binding protein, with protein sequence MTELRLEGVSKRYGDAGGNEEATTIALRDVDLTVRDGEFFTLVGPSGCGKTTTLRTIAGFEAPTAGRIAFDGESTTGVPPEERDVGIVFQSYALFPHMSVAENVGYGLQFREPPEDTTTDERVADLLELVDLEGMGDRSPDQLSGGQQQRVALARALAPEPDLLLLDEPMSALDAQLRESLRRQLVRIQSELGITTVYVTHDQAEALAISDRVAVMRDGRVEQVGRPQEIYREPDTRFVAEFVGDNNVFDGEIVARDGDRAQVSIDGMDAAVELAGLPAADARSDGSGATSATAANELETGRVCFCVRPGALSRELERNRLSVTVETAEFLGEQVRVHGCWNDVPIVLRLADVPDEGSELTVGFAPEDAHVVGVNGV encoded by the coding sequence GTGACGGAGCTTCGCCTCGAGGGCGTCTCGAAGCGCTACGGCGACGCCGGCGGCAACGAGGAAGCTACGACGATTGCACTCCGGGATGTCGACCTGACCGTCCGCGACGGCGAGTTCTTCACGCTCGTCGGGCCCTCCGGCTGCGGGAAGACCACCACCCTGCGAACGATCGCCGGCTTCGAGGCGCCGACCGCCGGTCGCATCGCCTTCGACGGCGAGTCGACGACCGGCGTCCCGCCCGAGGAGCGCGACGTCGGAATCGTCTTCCAGAGCTACGCGCTCTTTCCGCACATGAGCGTCGCCGAGAACGTCGGCTACGGCCTCCAGTTCCGCGAGCCGCCCGAGGATACGACGACCGACGAGCGCGTCGCCGACCTGCTCGAGCTGGTCGACCTCGAGGGAATGGGCGATCGCTCTCCGGACCAACTCTCGGGCGGTCAGCAGCAACGAGTCGCACTCGCCCGCGCGCTCGCGCCCGAACCGGATCTCCTCTTGCTCGACGAGCCGATGAGCGCACTCGACGCGCAGCTCCGAGAGTCGCTGCGGCGGCAACTCGTGCGGATCCAGTCGGAACTCGGGATCACGACCGTCTACGTCACCCACGATCAGGCGGAGGCGCTGGCGATCTCGGATCGGGTGGCGGTGATGCGCGACGGCCGGGTCGAACAGGTCGGTCGCCCGCAGGAAATCTACCGCGAGCCCGACACCCGGTTCGTCGCGGAGTTCGTCGGAGACAACAACGTCTTCGACGGCGAAATCGTCGCCCGCGACGGCGATCGGGCGCAGGTTTCGATCGACGGGATGGACGCGGCCGTCGAACTCGCCGGCCTGCCGGCTGCGGACGCTCGGTCGGACGGATCGGGAGCGACGTCCGCGACGGCGGCGAACGAACTCGAGACCGGCCGCGTCTGTTTCTGCGTGCGACCGGGCGCGCTCTCCCGCGAACTCGAACGGAACCGACTCTCCGTGACCGTCGAGACCGCCGAGTTCCTCGGGGAGCAGGTCCGGGTCCACGGTTGCTGGAACGACGTCCCGATCGTGTTACGACTCGCTGACGTCCCGGACGAGGGCAGCGAGTTGACGGTCGGGTTCGCGCCCGAGGATGCACACGTCGTGGGCGTCAACGGCGTCTAA
- a CDS encoding helix-turn-helix transcriptional regulator, whose protein sequence is MTRPGPVGVLIVVLVLTVSAAGSGPILTAGATTGSGSGSGLDSSAGVGPGTGSTAVGTDSSGVTHSHALESSPPEAAIGPSDPAGFSPFEVSIEDFDKTTFEITVHENGSATWTFSYEQQLGQGDNETSEESFEAFAEEFEGAETELYTLFTEQARAMVESGTELTGREMAATNFDRSARIDGPLNPMGVVEMSFRWDGFAATEDGAVIVGDVFQNLYLTADQSMVIAAGDGLAFQHVEPEGDYTYQYDSRSSDTELEEAESVRWRGEREFFDDRPRVVFDRTAASGGVLSSITGTGPSLPVVTAGLAVLLAVGGGAVWYRRRDDAAVEDGTTDAPAAAAGSSSRGQSGTDTAAAAGTGGAEQPTPSAASAATAAAGSSSEAGDSTAGPDSNSSGGSAPLSDEELLTDEDRVVKLIRENGGRMKQVNIVEETGWSKSKVSMLLSDMEDDGLISKLRVGRENIISLDGFEPEATKSPFDE, encoded by the coding sequence ATGACCCGGCCGGGCCCCGTTGGAGTGCTCATCGTCGTTCTGGTCCTTACCGTCTCGGCCGCGGGGAGCGGACCGATACTGACCGCCGGCGCGACCACCGGCTCCGGGTCCGGCTCCGGACTCGATTCGAGTGCGGGTGTCGGACCCGGTACCGGAAGCACTGCCGTCGGCACCGACAGTAGTGGTGTCACTCACTCCCACGCCCTCGAGTCGTCGCCACCGGAGGCGGCTATTGGACCATCCGATCCAGCCGGATTCAGCCCGTTCGAGGTAAGCATCGAGGATTTCGACAAGACGACGTTCGAGATTACCGTCCACGAGAACGGGTCGGCGACGTGGACGTTCAGCTACGAGCAACAGCTCGGCCAGGGAGATAACGAGACGTCGGAGGAGAGCTTCGAGGCGTTCGCCGAGGAGTTCGAAGGGGCGGAAACCGAACTCTACACGCTCTTTACCGAGCAGGCCCGGGCGATGGTCGAGTCCGGCACCGAACTCACCGGCCGGGAGATGGCGGCGACGAATTTCGACCGCTCCGCGCGGATCGACGGCCCGCTCAATCCGATGGGCGTCGTCGAAATGTCGTTTCGCTGGGACGGGTTCGCGGCCACCGAGGACGGCGCCGTCATCGTCGGCGACGTCTTCCAGAACCTCTACCTGACCGCCGACCAGTCCATGGTCATCGCCGCCGGCGACGGGCTCGCCTTCCAACACGTCGAACCCGAAGGCGACTACACCTACCAGTACGATAGCCGTAGCTCGGACACCGAACTCGAGGAGGCCGAATCGGTGCGCTGGCGCGGCGAGCGGGAGTTCTTCGACGACCGGCCGCGGGTCGTCTTCGACCGCACCGCCGCCAGCGGCGGCGTCCTGTCGTCGATAACGGGCACAGGTCCGTCGCTGCCGGTCGTCACGGCCGGCCTCGCCGTCCTCTTGGCAGTCGGCGGCGGCGCCGTCTGGTACCGCCGGCGGGACGACGCTGCCGTCGAAGACGGCACAACTGACGCCCCTGCCGCAGCGGCCGGCAGTTCCTCCCGAGGACAAAGCGGGACCGACACGGCCGCTGCAGCGGGTACAGGCGGCGCGGAGCAACCCACGCCGTCAGCCGCGTCGGCAGCCACGGCCGCAGCGGGCTCGAGCAGCGAGGCTGGCGATTCAACTGCTGGACCCGATTCCAACTCCAGCGGCGGTTCCGCCCCGCTCTCCGACGAAGAACTCCTCACCGACGAGGACCGCGTCGTCAAACTCATCCGCGAGAACGGCGGCCGCATGAAGCAAGTCAACATCGTCGAGGAAACCGGCTGGTCCAAGTCCAAGGTGAGCATGCTCCTCTCGGACATGGAGGACGACGGCCTCATCAGCAAGCTCCGCGTCGGCCGCGAAAACATCATCAGTCTCGACGGGTTCGAACCCGAAGCGACGAAGTCGCCGTTCGACGAGTAG
- a CDS encoding AAA family ATPase, whose amino-acid sequence MDVTQASGECETVLETVGDAVICDRSFLEEVLVGVVARGHVLLEDVPGTGKTLTARSVADALGLSFSRIQFTPDLLPADVTGTHVFNERERKFEFNEGPIFANIVLADEINRAPPKTQAALLEAMEEGQVTVDGETRQLPDPFFVIATQNPVEQEGTFPLPEAQVDRFLVKTSMGYPDEEGEVELLRRRAGRETGSPSVERVLESERVAQLRQVPESVRVDEDLLEYVASLARETRTDGRVDVGVSPRGTQRLFEAARAYATIVGREYVTPDDIKRVAEPVLAHRLVLTPDATVNDVQKSQVVDAVLESVPVPTLE is encoded by the coding sequence ATGGACGTCACTCAGGCCAGCGGCGAATGCGAGACCGTCCTCGAGACAGTCGGCGACGCGGTCATCTGCGATCGCTCGTTCCTCGAGGAGGTCCTCGTCGGCGTCGTCGCCCGGGGCCACGTGCTGCTCGAGGACGTGCCCGGGACCGGGAAGACGCTGACCGCTCGCAGCGTCGCGGACGCGCTCGGCCTCTCGTTCTCGCGGATCCAGTTCACGCCCGACCTTCTGCCCGCGGACGTGACCGGCACGCACGTGTTCAACGAGCGCGAGCGCAAGTTCGAGTTCAACGAGGGGCCGATCTTCGCCAACATCGTCCTCGCGGACGAGATCAACCGCGCGCCGCCGAAAACGCAGGCCGCCCTGCTCGAGGCCATGGAGGAGGGCCAGGTCACCGTCGACGGCGAGACGCGCCAGCTGCCGGACCCGTTCTTCGTCATCGCGACGCAGAACCCGGTCGAACAGGAGGGGACCTTCCCGCTGCCGGAGGCGCAGGTGGACCGCTTCCTCGTCAAGACCTCCATGGGCTACCCCGACGAGGAAGGAGAGGTCGAACTCCTCCGCCGGCGTGCGGGCCGCGAGACCGGGAGCCCGTCCGTCGAGCGCGTCCTCGAGTCCGAGCGGGTCGCACAGCTCCGGCAGGTCCCCGAATCGGTGCGGGTCGACGAGGATCTGCTCGAGTACGTCGCGAGCCTCGCCCGCGAAACGCGGACCGACGGCCGAGTCGACGTCGGCGTCTCGCCGCGCGGGACCCAGCGGCTGTTCGAAGCGGCCCGCGCCTACGCGACGATCGTCGGCCGAGAGTACGTCACGCCCGACGACATCAAGCGCGTCGCCGAACCGGTACTAGCCCACCGGCTCGTGCTGACACCCGACGCGACGGTCAACGACGTCCAGAAGTCGCAGGTCGTCGACGCCGTCCTCGAGTCGGTGCCGGTACCGACGCTCGAGTAG
- a CDS encoding thiamine ABC transporter substrate-binding protein has translation MRRRTFLGAVGGASAVGVAGCLTQENSGNGDGNGDGETENGTGNGNGSEGNETDDGNGADESTLEGTLQVVTYESMLDGENPAGPWLKDAFEAEYPDVTLEWTRLPDQGINYYIERAAQDVEIEPDVYLGLNVDDLVLVDDNLGDGGLFGELERDGLEHADRVRDGLDVGDPHDRVLPYDTGYISIVYDENEVDEPQTFEDLTEPPYEDALLAQNAQASDPGQAFLLWTIDAFGEDGYLDYWRELDDNGVRILDDWTESYSGAYMEGERPMVVSYSTDQVYANEYDYDFSRHQVAFLNDQGYANPEGMAIFEGSENADLAEAFFDFVLSNEPQAEIAQRNVQFPAVADEYVDLDEEFDQYAHVPPEPVTLGYDRLRGNLDQWVDDWAREFASQ, from the coding sequence ATGAGACGACGAACCTTCCTCGGCGCCGTCGGTGGCGCAAGCGCGGTCGGCGTCGCCGGCTGTTTGACCCAGGAGAACAGCGGGAACGGCGACGGCAACGGCGACGGTGAAACCGAAAACGGGACCGGCAACGGAAACGGTTCCGAGGGCAACGAGACGGACGACGGGAACGGCGCCGACGAATCGACACTCGAGGGCACGCTGCAGGTCGTCACCTACGAGTCGATGCTCGACGGGGAGAACCCCGCCGGCCCGTGGCTCAAGGACGCCTTCGAGGCCGAGTACCCCGACGTGACCCTCGAGTGGACGCGCCTGCCCGACCAGGGGATCAACTACTACATCGAGCGCGCCGCACAGGACGTCGAGATCGAACCCGACGTCTACCTCGGGCTGAACGTCGACGACCTCGTCCTCGTCGACGACAACCTGGGGGACGGCGGCCTGTTCGGCGAACTCGAGCGCGACGGCCTCGAGCACGCAGATCGGGTCCGTGACGGACTCGACGTGGGCGACCCCCACGACCGCGTGCTGCCCTACGACACGGGGTACATCAGCATCGTCTACGACGAGAACGAGGTCGACGAACCCCAGACCTTCGAGGACCTGACCGAACCCCCCTACGAGGACGCGCTGCTGGCACAGAACGCCCAGGCCTCCGACCCGGGCCAGGCGTTCCTCCTGTGGACGATCGACGCGTTCGGCGAGGACGGCTACCTCGACTACTGGCGCGAGTTGGACGACAACGGCGTCCGCATCCTCGACGACTGGACCGAATCCTACTCCGGCGCGTACATGGAGGGCGAGCGGCCGATGGTCGTCTCCTACTCGACGGATCAGGTCTACGCCAACGAGTACGACTACGACTTCTCGCGCCACCAGGTCGCGTTCCTGAACGACCAGGGGTACGCGAACCCGGAGGGGATGGCGATCTTCGAGGGCAGCGAGAACGCCGATCTCGCCGAGGCGTTCTTCGATTTCGTCCTCTCGAACGAACCCCAGGCCGAGATCGCCCAGCGCAACGTCCAGTTCCCCGCCGTCGCGGACGAGTACGTCGACCTCGACGAGGAGTTCGACCAGTACGCCCACGTCCCGCCGGAACCGGTGACGCTCGGCTACGACCGACTCCGCGGGAATCTCGATCAGTGGGTCGACGACTGGGCCCGCGAGTTCGCCAGCCAGTAA
- a CDS encoding MBL fold metallo-hydrolase → MITNLAADVQAFTSNVFLVEGERTVLVDAGANFDVVDRIRSNLDGDFEAVVLTHTHPDHVDNLEAVTDAFDVEVWGYDAAIEGVAIDHEIADEGTVQLGDHEYVALHTPGHKDDHLCFYAPEPEILFAGDLVFQNGSFGRTDLEEGDRATLIESIDRVLERIDEDLTALHAGHGPSVTDEPYDHVELASRMARQA, encoded by the coding sequence ATGATCACCAATCTCGCGGCGGACGTGCAGGCGTTCACGAGCAACGTCTTCCTCGTCGAGGGCGAGCGAACGGTCCTCGTCGACGCGGGCGCGAACTTCGACGTCGTCGACCGGATCCGATCGAACCTCGACGGCGACTTCGAGGCGGTCGTCCTCACGCACACCCATCCGGACCACGTCGACAACCTCGAGGCCGTCACGGACGCGTTCGACGTCGAAGTGTGGGGGTACGACGCCGCGATCGAGGGGGTTGCGATCGATCACGAGATTGCAGACGAGGGGACGGTCCAACTGGGCGATCACGAATACGTCGCCCTCCACACGCCCGGGCACAAGGACGACCACCTCTGCTTCTACGCCCCCGAACCGGAGATTCTCTTCGCGGGCGACCTCGTCTTCCAGAACGGCAGTTTCGGCCGGACGGACTTAGAGGAGGGCGACCGGGCGACGCTGATCGAGAGCATCGATCGCGTGCTCGAGCGGATCGACGAGGACCTGACGGCGCTGCACGCGGGCCACGGCCCGAGCGTAACCGACGAGCCGTACGATCACGTGGAACTGGCATCCCGGATGGCGCGGCAGGCCTGA